In the genome of Deltaproteobacteria bacterium, one region contains:
- the rplN gene encoding 50S ribosomal protein L14, translating into MIQTETRLRVADNSGAKSVSCIKVLGGSKRRYATVGDIIVVAVKEAMPNSKVKKGDVVRAVIVRTAKEIRRMDGTHIRFDDNSAVLINAQGEPIGTRIFGPVARELRAKKFMKIISLAPEVL; encoded by the coding sequence ATGATACAGACTGAAACGAGATTACGGGTGGCTGATAACTCTGGGGCCAAATCGGTCTCCTGTATTAAGGTGTTGGGTGGGTCCAAAAGGAGATACGCAACGGTTGGAGATATCATTGTGGTGGCCGTCAAAGAAGCCATGCCCAATTCCAAGGTAAAAAAGGGAGATGTTGTCCGTGCCGTGATTGTAAGGACTGCCAAGGAGATCCGCAGGATGGACGGAACTCATATCCGATTTGACGATAATTCCGCAGTCCTGATCAATGCCCAGGGAGAACCTATCGGGACCCGTATTTTCGGTCCTGTGGCAAGGGAATTGAGGGCCAAAAAATTCATGAAGATTATTTCACTGGCCCCGGAGGTCCTTTAA